Proteins encoded in a region of the Vicia villosa cultivar HV-30 ecotype Madison, WI linkage group LG5, Vvil1.0, whole genome shotgun sequence genome:
- the LOC131601372 gene encoding uncharacterized protein LOC131601372 isoform X1: MSFSNKLSLVLLLSSFLIHASFGEMICEDLPKEVCTFSIASSGKRCLLETEKGANGEIEYECRTSEVVVERMSEYIETDECVGGCGVDRSSVGISSDAFFEPQFTGKLCSPACYEKCPNIVDLYFNLAAGEGVFLPELCEKHKSNPRRAMVELVSSGAAFGPVSAVSEDIVVAPAPSPL; this comes from the exons CTATCATTGGTTTTGTTACTTTCTTCTTTTCTCATCCATGCATCTTTTG GCGAGATGATATGCGAGGATTTACCGAAGGAAGTGTGTACTTTCTCGATAGCTTCATCGGGGAAGAGGTGTTTGTTGGAGACGGAGAAAGGAGCGAACGGTGAAATCGAGTATGAATGTAGAACATCTGAAGTTGTGGTGGAGAGAATGTCGGAGTACATAGAGACAGACGAGTGTGTGGGAGGATGTGGTGTTGATAGAAGTTCTGTTGGTATTTCATCTGATGCTTTCTTTGAGCCACAGTTCACTGGCAAACTTTGTTCACCAGCTTGTTATGAGAAGTGTCCTAACATTGTTGATCTTTACTTCAATTTGGCTGCTGGAGAGG GAGTGTTTTTGCCGGAATTATGTGAGAAACATAAGAGCAATCCTCGTCGCGCTATGGTTGAGCTTGTGAGTTCAGGAGCTGCATTTGGACCTGTTTCTGCTGTTTCAGAAGACATTGTTGTGGCACCTGCACCTTCTCCTTTGTAA